From the Sphingobacteruim zhuxiongii genome, the window ACAACAATATAACCTGTACTATCAGTTGATTGATAAATAGCAATTCCTTCATGATCTTCTTTAAAATCCTTTGTACCGAATACAGTTAATTCCATATCTCCATGAAATACATCCGCGTAATATTTATGAATTCCAAAGCCTTCATCTGAATAATAAACATATCCTAATTCATCATCAACGGCAATTGCTTCAATTTCTTTACCACCTTCAAACTTACCGAACTCTCTGACCTTCTTTCCAATTACCACTCCTCCTTTATCAATTAAATCATATTGAAACAAATACCTCCCCGACTCTCCGGTTTTACGACCAACAATAGCTTGAATCTTATTACCTACAGAATCAGGTTTAGTGTACAGAGCAATACCCATAGGAGAGCGTTCTTTTTCTCCTTCAAAGACCGGAATACCGCCGTCATCAATAGGTTTCAAGTCTGGAAGTGTAAATACTCGAATTTTGTCTGCTCCGCGTTCCGTAACGACTGCAATATCGACAATCCTTCCATTCAGATTAAAACCATACGCAATATCGACGTTATTTGGTCTATCCAATGGCGTCACTTTATTAACAATTTTGCCGTCCATATCGTAGAGGTACAACCCTCCTGTTTTCTCATGTTTGTCTGTTCCTAGGACAAATACTTCGGTACTGTCTTTGGGATTGACCCAAATTGCTGGATCATCTGTGTCATTTGGAACTTGCTCCGTTGTAACGGTTGGTTTTAATGCATTGGAGGCGACTTCCGCTAGTTTACCCCCTGGAGTGCATGAGTTTAACAGTAACACTAGAAATCCAAGTTTTATGATAGTTACTTTCATTTTAATTAAGGTTAGATTTTATAAGTCGAATTTAAGACCAAGATTATATCGAGGTTTATAATACTCCAATTGTCGCATTAGTCCCTCTTGACCTTGATAATAACGTAAAGGTTGGTTTGTTAAATTATTGGCTTCTGCGAAAATGCGAAACTGTCTTGTAATCTTGTAAGATGCATTTGCATCCAAAAA encodes:
- a CDS encoding phytase, translating into MKVTIIKLGFLVLLLNSCTPGGKLAEVASNALKPTVTTEQVPNDTDDPAIWVNPKDSTEVFVLGTDKHEKTGGLYLYDMDGKIVNKVTPLDRPNNVDIAYGFNLNGRIVDIAVVTERGADKIRVFTLPDLKPIDDGGIPVFEGEKERSPMGIALYTKPDSVGNKIQAIVGRKTGESGRYLFQYDLIDKGGVVIGKKVREFGKFEGGKEIEAIAVDDELGYVYYSDEGFGIHKYYADVFHGDMELTVFGTKDFKEDHEGIAIYQSTDSTGYIVVSNQQNNSFNIYPREGAKGNPNQHQRIAEVPVSAIECDGAEAISIPIGGKFPKGMLVAMSNGKVFHYYDWRSIQDSINVKK